One Glycine max cultivar Williams 82 chromosome 4, Glycine_max_v4.0, whole genome shotgun sequence DNA segment encodes these proteins:
- the LOC100305786 gene encoding putative photosystem I subunit G, which translates to MAAASASSMISTPALSPTIQKHHHLKPSNVCFQGLRPLARFTKASSTKVSTTTKRVIPKGGVRAELNSALVISLSTGLSLFLGRFVFFNFQRENVAKQVPEQNGLTHFEAGDTRAKEYVSLLKSNDPVGFNIVDVLAWGSIGHVVAYYILATTSNGYDPAFFG; encoded by the coding sequence CCAACCATCCAAAAGCACCATCATTTGAAGCCATCCAACGTGTGCTTCCAAGGTCTTAGACCCCTCGCAAGGTTCACCAAAGCCTCATCAACCAAAGTGAGCACCACCACCAAAAGGGTTATTCCAAAGGGTGGTGTTAGAGCTGAACTCAACTCAGCCCTTGTGATAAGCCTCAGCACTGGCCTCTCCCTCTTCTTGGGAAGGTTTGTGTTCTTCAACTTCCAAAGGGAGAACGTGGCAAAGCAAGTGCCTGAGCAGAACGGCCTCACACACTTTGAGGCTGGTGATACACGTGCCAAGGAGTATGTCAGCCTCCTCAAATCCAATGACCCTGTTGGATTCAACATTGTTGATGTCTTGGCTTGGGGCTCCATTGGCCATGTTGTTGCTTACTACATCTTGGCCACCACTAGCAATGGCTATGACCCTGCATTCTTTGGCTGA